Genomic window (Leisingera methylohalidivorans DSM 14336):
TGGGAGATGCTTAGACCCATGCATCCCGGTGCGTTAAGGTTCTTGTGCTGGTTTCACGAAACTTCTGGCGCGTGTTGTCGAGATTCAGGAACGCGCGGAGAAATTCATTGTTCTTCAATTGCAAAGCGTCCAGGCTCGGAGATCAGGGCAGCGATGCCAGGATATTGCCGGTATGGTCGAACGCTCCCAGGCTGCATTCCAATCTAAGCCGGACGGCACAGTTCTGAGTGCAAACAGCAATTTTCTTGCTGTATTGGGTTACCGGCTGGAAAAGATTGCGGGCCGGCGTCATTCGATGTTTGCGGCACCTGATTTAGCCGCCGGTGCGGAGCGCCGGGCGTTCCGGAAGGATCTCGCCGCCGGCCGCGTTTTCACGGATCAGTTCCCGCAGGCGACCAAGGACGGTGCCACCATTTGGATCCAGGCGACTTATGCTCCGGTTCAAAATGCGGATGGCACAAATGCGGATGGCACAGTTGAAAGGGTGGTCATGGTGGCCGCTGATGAACCGATGTAACGGAACGCCGTCTTGGACTGCAGGGAATCGCCAAGAGGCTGGACGCGATGAGCCAGGGGGAACTGGGCTTCCGGGTTCAACTGTCCGATCAGGCGTTCAACCGCTAGGCGGAGCAGCTTGGTTCAGCGATGGGCGCGGTGACGCAAGTCTCCAAAGCCGTCGGGCGCACAGCGGATGAAATCTCCAAGTCCGCTAGCGACCTGTCTCAGCAGACCGAGAGCCAGGCTGCAACGCTGGAGGAAACCGCCGCGGCCATCGAGGAACTGACCAGCACCGTGCATTCCTCGGCGGAGGGCCTGCGAAGGTTAAGGGCATCGTCAGCCGGGCCCAGGCTGCCGCGGAACGCAGCGGTCAGGTTGTGTCTGACGCTGTGGCGGCGATGTCGCAGATCGATCATTCATCCGAGGAGATCGCCAAGATCATCGGGATGCTCGACGATATTGCCTTTCAGACTAACTTGCTGGCGCTGAATGCCGGGGGCGAAGCCGCCCGGGCAGGGACAGCAGGCCGCGGTTTTGCAGTTGTTGCCCCTGAAGAGCGGGCACTGGCGCAGCGGTCCGCTGGAGCGGCTGGCGAGATCAAGCAGCTTATCGGTCTAAGCAAACAGCAGGTGGCCAGCGGTGTGGAGCTGGTCGACAGAACCGGAATGGAGCTGGAGCAGAGTATTGACCGTGTGGGCAATATCTCCTCCCTCATCAGCGGGATTGCCACCGGCGCTAAGGAACAGGCGACGTCGCTGAGCGAAATCAACCTTGGTGTTTCGCAGCTGGACCAAGTGACTCAGCAGAATGCCGCGATGGTGGTGGAAACCTCGGCCGCCAGCCAGTTGCTTTCCGCAGATGCCAGGCCGCTGACCTGCAAGGTGTTCAAGTTCACTTCCGCGGTGAATCCGGGCCCGGTTGCAGATGTAGTCGCCTTTCAGCGCCCGGCGGCACCCGCCCCGGCGGCATTAGGCGCCGGCGGTGTCAGTGCGGATGCGCTGCCTGCCGCGTGCGGGCCGGATGATACCTGAAACCCGCTGGCGGCTTCTGCCAGCGGCAACGGTAAGGCTTTGCATGAATTGACGTGTTGACACTCCCGGCCCGCGCCGCAACGCTGGCGCGCAAAAATGACGGGATAAAGACATGGGCAACCAGAAGGCGCCAGCCTATCCGCTGGTCCGGCGGGCCGGATTGAATGGCATGCTGGTAAGCTTTGACAGCAGCCTGAGCGAGGCCTCGAACCGGGCCGCGCTGGCTTTCGGCAGTGCGGTGGAGGCTTTGCCGCTGGAAGGGGTGGTAGAGACCATGGCCTCTTTGGCCTCGGTCTTTGTCCGTTTCGACCCTGCTGATTTGCGGCATGAGGTGCTGGAGGCTGAGTTGCAGAGCCTTCTGACGACCCGGGACTGGCTGCAGACGCCGTTGCCGGCCGGGCGCCGGTTCTGGCGCGTGCCCACAGTATATGGCACCGACCTGGCGCCCCAACTGGCGGAAGCAGCTGATGCCGCAGGTATGAGCGAGGCACAGGCCATCGAAAGCCTGGGCGCCGCGCGGGTGCGGGTGCTGACCATCGGCTTTGCCCCCGGCCAGCCCTACCTTGGGTCCCTTGGACCCGGATGGAACCTGCCGCGGCAGACCGAGCTGACACCAATGGTGCCGCGCGGCGCGCTGGTGCAGGCGATCAGCCAATTCGTCTTGTTTTCAAATCCGGCACCGACCGGCTGGCGCCATGTCGGCCAAACCGGGCTGACCCTGTTCCAGCCAGGAGCCGAGCAGCCGTTTACTCTGCGCCCGGGCGATGAGATGCAGTTTGAGCCGGTTTCCAAACCGGACTTCCTGAAACACTGTGAGGATGACCCGTTGCTTGGTGGTGCTATCGCCTCGGAGATCGCAGCATGAGCGGCCTCAGAATACTGCGGATCGGGCCAGCGGCTTCGGTTCAGGATTTGGGGCGGCCCGGTTTGCTGGGGCAGGGGGTGTCCCAGGGCGGCGCTGCGGACCCGCTGGCTTTGGCCGAGGGGGCTGCGCTGTTGCGGCAGGATCCCGGTCTGGCGGCCTTGGAAATGGGCGGCATGGGCGGCGATTTCGAGGCAACCGGCGCTCTGCGCATTGCCCTGACCGGTGCGCCCATGGCTGCAACGCTGGAGGGTGAGCCGCTGACCTGGAGTGCGTCGCACCGGATGGAGGCGGGCCAGCGCCTGTCCATCGGTGCCGCCCGCCGCGGCGTCTACGGATATCTGCACCTTGGCGGCGGCATCGCCACGGAACCGCTGCTTGGCTCCCGCGCGGTGCATCTGATGGCCGGGCTGGGGCGGGCGGCCGAAGCCGGAGACCTGCTGCCTGCCGGTGCGGAACAAAATAGTGAAACAGGTCTGGTGCTGGCCGCCGAAGACCGTTTTCAGGGTGGCGAACTGCGCATTGTCGAAAGTTTCCAAAGCAGCCTGTTCCCTGAAGCGGTCCGTACCCGGTTCGCGGCCACTGCTTTCAGGCGCGGCAGCCGAGCGAACCGGATGGGGGTGGAAATGGTCTCGGACGGCGAGGGCTTTTCCGCTGACAGCCAGCTCAATATCCTGTCTGAGGTAATCCTGCCGGGTGATGTGCAGATGACCGGCGATGGCAAACCATTCGTGCTGTTGCGCGAATGCCAGACAACCGGCGGCTATCCGCGGATCGGCACCGTCCTGCCGTGCGATTTGCCAAAGGTCGCGCAGGCACAGGCCGGGGTTGCGCTTCGCTTCCGCTGGATCGGCCTGGCAGAGGCTCTGGAAATCCAGTCCAGGTTCGAAGAGTCTCAAAGAGGGCTGCCTGCAGCCTGCCGCCCGCTGGTACGCGATCCGGCTGTGCTGCGGGAC
Coding sequences:
- a CDS encoding PAS domain-containing protein, with amino-acid sequence MVERSQAAFQSKPDGTVLSANSNFLAVLGYRLEKIAGRRHSMFAAPDLAAGAERRAFRKDLAAGRVFTDQFPQATKDGATIWIQATYAPVQNADGTNADGTVERVVMVAADEPM
- a CDS encoding methyl-accepting chemotaxis protein, whose amino-acid sequence is MAAMSQIDHSSEEIAKIIGMLDDIAFQTNLLALNAGGEAARAGTAGRGFAVVAPEERALAQRSAGAAGEIKQLIGLSKQQVASGVELVDRTGMELEQSIDRVGNISSLISGIATGAKEQATSLSEINLGVSQLDQVTQQNAAMVVETSAASQLLSADARPLTCKVFKFTSAVNPGPVADVVAFQRPAAPAPAALGAGGVSADALPAACGPDDT
- a CDS encoding 5-oxoprolinase subunit B family protein, with the translated sequence MGNQKAPAYPLVRRAGLNGMLVSFDSSLSEASNRAALAFGSAVEALPLEGVVETMASLASVFVRFDPADLRHEVLEAELQSLLTTRDWLQTPLPAGRRFWRVPTVYGTDLAPQLAEAADAAGMSEAQAIESLGAARVRVLTIGFAPGQPYLGSLGPGWNLPRQTELTPMVPRGALVQAISQFVLFSNPAPTGWRHVGQTGLTLFQPGAEQPFTLRPGDEMQFEPVSKPDFLKHCEDDPLLGGAIASEIAA
- a CDS encoding biotin-dependent carboxyltransferase family protein; its protein translation is MSGLRILRIGPAASVQDLGRPGLLGQGVSQGGAADPLALAEGAALLRQDPGLAALEMGGMGGDFEATGALRIALTGAPMAATLEGEPLTWSASHRMEAGQRLSIGAARRGVYGYLHLGGGIATEPLLGSRAVHLMAGLGRAAEAGDLLPAGAEQNSETGLVLAAEDRFQGGELRIVESFQSSLFPEAVRTRFAATAFRRGSRANRMGVEMVSDGEGFSADSQLNILSEVILPGDVQMTGDGKPFVLLRECQTTGGYPRIGTVLPCDLPKVAQAQAGVALRFRWIGLAEALEIQSRFEESQRGLPAACRPLVRDPAVLRDLLSYQLISGAVSAEADPFATGETA